The following proteins are co-located in the Pochonia chlamydosporia 170 chromosome 6, whole genome shotgun sequence genome:
- a CDS encoding NADPH dehydrogenase (similar to Cordyceps militaris CM01 XP_006672154.1), with protein sequence MGRFDLRNKGQSGVPFYTPAQQPAAGTAADPSTAPTLYKPLRMRNLELHNRFVVSPMCQYSADNGHLTDYHLVHLGQFALNGAGVVMVEATATEARGRISPQDSGLWQDSQIEPLRRIVNYVHSQNTKAAIQIAHAGRKASTLAPWIGGSAKKALADEEHGGWPGDVVGPSAIPFAEDHATPKELSVDDIRSLVKSFGEAALRAVKAGFDIIEIHGAHGYLITEFLSPISNKRTDNYGGSFENRTRFLREIIETVRSLIPDSMPLWLRISATEWMEWTDQPSWDLQSSIQLAKLLPGLGIDVLDVSSGGNNSQQRILREKTYQTNLAREIRRALRADGLDLIVGAVGNIDDAEFARDVVQEGEGQSADLALVARHFLREPDFVLNAAERLGVVVKWPVQYHRAAPRGVADAFY encoded by the exons ATGGGCCGCTTCGACCTCCGCAACAAAGGCCAATCCGGCGTACCATTCTACACGCCGGCGCAGCAACCCGCCGCCGGCACGGCAGCAGACCCCTCAACCGCACCGACGCTCTACAAGCCGCTGCGCATGCGCAACCTCGAACTACACAATCGGTTCGTCGTCTCGCCCATGTGCCAGTACAGCGCGGACAATGGCCACCTCACCGACTACCACCTCGTCCACCTGGGGCAGTTCGCACTCAACGGCGCAGGCGTGGTCATGGTTGAAGCAACCGCCACGGAGGCACGGGGCCGCATCTCCCCCCAGGATTCTGGGTTATGGCAGGACTCGCAGATTGAGCCGCTTCGCAGGATTGTAAACTACGTTCATAGCCAGAACACCAAGGCGGCTATTCAGATTGCACATGCGGGGCGTAAGGCGAGCACTTTGGCGCCTTGGATAGGAGGgtcggcgaagaaggcgCTTGCGGATGAAGAACATGGCGGGTGGCCGGGGGATGTAGTCGGACCAAGTGCGATTCCGTTTGCAGAAGATCACGCCACGCCGAAGGAGTTGAGTGTCGACGATATAAGAAGTCTGGTGAAGAGCTTTGGCGAAGCAGCTTTGAGAGCAGTCAAAGCTGGTTTTGACATTATTGAGATTCACGGCGCACACGGCTACCTAATTACGGAATTCCTATCGCCGATATCAAAC AAACGAACCGACAACTACGGCGGCTCCTTCGAAAACCGCACCCGCTTCCTCCGCGAAATCATCGAGACAGTCCGCTCCCTCATCCCCGACTCCATGCCCCTATGGCTACGCATCTCCGCCACCGAATGGATGGAATGGACCGACCAACCCTCCTGGGACCTCCAAAGCAGCATCCAGCTCGCGAAGCTGCTCCCCGGTCTGGGCATCGACGTCCTCGACGTcagcagcggcggcaacaACTCCCAGCAGCGCATCCTCCGCGAGAAGACGTACCAGACGAATCTGGCGCGCGAGATTCGCCGCGCCCTCCGCGCAGATGGGCTGGATTTGATTGTCGGTGCGgtgggcaacattgacgacgCTGAGTTTGCGAGGGACGTGGTGCaggagggggaggggcagTCTGCGGATTTGGCGCTCGTGGCGAGGCACTTTTTGAGGGAACCGGACTTTGTGCTGAATGCAGCAGAGAGGTTGGGCGTGGTGGTGAAGTGGCCGGTGCAGTATCATAGGGCGGCGCCGAGGGGGGTTGCTGATGCTTTTTATTAG